In Burkholderia lata, the DNA window GTCAAAGTGATCGCGCTGTCGGTCGACGGCGTCGAATCGCACAAGGGCTGGATCAACGACATCAACGAAACGCAGTCGACGGTCGTCGGTTTCCCGATCATCGCCGATGCGGACCGCAAGGTTTCGCAGCTGTACGACATGATCCACCCGAACGCGAACGAAACGCTGACGGTGCGTTCGCTGTTCGTGATCGACCCGAACAAGAAGGTGCGACTGACCATCACGTACCCGGCCAGCACGGGGCGCAACTTCGACGAAGTGCTGCGCGTAATCGACTCGCTGCAACTGACCGACAACTACAAGGTCGCGACGCCCGGCAACTGGAAGGATGGCGACGACGTCGTGATCGTGCCGTCGCTGCAGGATCCGGAAGAGCTGAAGAAGCGCTTCCCGAAGGGCTTCAACGCGGTGCGTCCGTATCTGCGCCTCACGCCGCAGCCGAACAAGTAAGCAACGGCTGCACATCAACGCG includes these proteins:
- a CDS encoding peroxiredoxin, with translation MSLRLGDIAPDFEQESSLGPIKFHEWLGDGWGVLFSHPADYTPVCTTELGLTSKLKGEFEKRNVKVIALSVDGVESHKGWINDINETQSTVVGFPIIADADRKVSQLYDMIHPNANETLTVRSLFVIDPNKKVRLTITYPASTGRNFDEVLRVIDSLQLTDNYKVATPGNWKDGDDVVIVPSLQDPEELKKRFPKGFNAVRPYLRLTPQPNK